The following proteins come from a genomic window of Mucinivorans hirudinis:
- a CDS encoding Membrane protease-like protein (stomatin/prohibitin homologs), translating to MKTDSTLKEKPYSGAKTSGFLMIFLQIIILAAAIFAIATQQIPMIVAGVVVLIVNLILIAGYMQVEPNDTRVLIFFGKYAGTVKENGFFWVNPFFVKSKLTQRARNLDVEPIKVNDKAGNPVMIGLVLVWRVKDTYKAMFDVDTTSSKSGAATVSLQQIRMNALQNFVAIQSDSALRNIAGEYAYDNNETGDEITLRSGSEEVADKLENELNKRLDIAGIEVVEARINYLAYAPEIAAVMLRRQQAAAIISAREKIVEGAVSMVRMALDKLREEAIVELDEDKKAAMVSNLLVVLCSDEQAQPIVNTGTLHQ from the coding sequence ATGAAAACAGACTCTACACTGAAAGAAAAACCCTATTCGGGAGCGAAAACTTCGGGCTTTTTGATGATTTTCCTTCAAATCATCATTTTGGCAGCAGCCATCTTTGCCATAGCCACACAACAAATTCCAATGATTGTTGCAGGAGTTGTTGTTTTAATTGTAAATCTCATTCTCATAGCCGGTTATATGCAGGTAGAGCCTAATGACACGCGGGTTTTGATTTTCTTTGGAAAATACGCAGGTACGGTCAAAGAGAATGGCTTCTTTTGGGTGAATCCGTTTTTCGTAAAGTCGAAACTGACACAACGTGCTCGAAACCTTGATGTTGAGCCTATCAAGGTGAACGACAAGGCGGGCAATCCCGTGATGATTGGTTTGGTGTTGGTTTGGCGGGTGAAGGATACTTACAAGGCGATGTTCGACGTTGATACTACAAGCAGTAAGTCGGGAGCGGCAACCGTTTCGCTCCAACAAATTCGGATGAATGCTCTGCAAAACTTTGTAGCGATTCAGAGCGACTCGGCGCTGCGCAACATAGCGGGCGAATATGCCTATGATAATAACGAGACGGGCGACGAAATAACTCTTCGTTCGGGTAGCGAGGAGGTTGCCGATAAGCTCGAAAACGAACTTAACAAACGGTTGGATATTGCCGGTATTGAGGTTGTTGAGGCACGTATCAACTACTTGGCTTATGCTCCCGAGATAGCCGCAGTTATGTTGCGTCGTCAGCAGGCGGCGGCTATAATTTCGGCACGTGAAAAGATTGTCGAGGGGGCGGTTTCGATGGTGCGAATGGCACTCGACAAGCTCCGCGAGGAGGCGATAGTGGAGTTGGACGAAGATAAAAAGGCGGCGATGGTGAGCAATCTATTGGTGGTTCTATGCTC
- a CDS encoding Ferric siderophore transport system, periplasmic binding protein TonB, with translation MVAIEFEQEQQPEPEITPEEREKIERDDAEFTKVMNKVSDANSKLNSELRDSKKSDASEIYKEAERVNRELAQGRQEYENGMREIERTNRRTERQQDNKNKDNEKGNERAKVDGMVTIEYDLPGRHDVYLHRPTYTCQYGGRVVIGITVNRNGKVVDARVVSATSSPDDCTQRMALQSAQASTFNASQTSPDKQKGTITYTFMAQ, from the coding sequence TTGGTTGCCATAGAGTTCGAGCAGGAGCAACAGCCCGAACCCGAGATTACGCCCGAGGAAAGAGAAAAAATAGAACGCGATGATGCCGAGTTTACCAAGGTGATGAACAAGGTAAGCGATGCCAACTCGAAACTAAATTCCGAGCTAAGGGACTCCAAAAAGAGCGATGCCTCCGAGATATACAAGGAGGCGGAGCGTGTGAATCGCGAGCTGGCTCAGGGAAGGCAGGAGTACGAAAACGGTATGCGCGAAATTGAGCGCACCAACCGCCGCACCGAACGACAGCAAGATAACAAAAATAAGGACAACGAAAAGGGAAACGAGCGCGCGAAGGTGGACGGTATGGTTACCATTGAGTATGACCTGCCCGGCAGGCACGATGTCTACCTCCACCGCCCCACCTACACCTGCCAATATGGCGGACGCGTGGTAATCGGAATCACGGTGAACCGCAACGGCAAGGTCGTAGACGCACGCGTTGTGAGCGCAACAAGTTCGCCCGATGACTGCACGCAGCGTATGGCTCTGCAATCGGCTCAGGCTTCCACCTTTAATGCTTCACAGACATCTCCCGACAAACAAAAAGGGACAATTACTTACACTTTTATGGCACAGTAA
- a CDS encoding Antiholin-like protein LrgA: MKFLIQTLWIAYFYAIGLGTSMLIGGVIPGSILGMVFLFTALALGWVKEHQVEGVAGWLIKYMILFFLPAAVGVMVVWEAISSNFWAIVLSAAISTVLVIITVGLLQQKLGKKK, translated from the coding sequence ATGAAATTTTTGATTCAGACACTATGGATAGCCTATTTCTATGCCATTGGGTTGGGAACAAGTATGTTAATAGGAGGTGTCATTCCGGGTTCGATACTCGGAATGGTTTTTTTGTTTACGGCACTTGCGCTTGGGTGGGTCAAGGAGCATCAGGTGGAGGGTGTTGCCGGGTGGCTCATTAAATATATGATACTTTTTTTCCTGCCGGCGGCAGTGGGGGTGATGGTTGTGTGGGAGGCAATATCCTCTAACTTCTGGGCAATAGTACTCTCGGCAGCTATAAGTACTGTCTTAGTGATAATTACGGTAGGGTTGTTACAACAAAAATTAGGTAAGAAAAAGTGA
- a CDS encoding LrgA-associated membrane protein LrgB produces the protein MFHTIFIFIFTLLAYLGSLWLFRKSSFPLLHPLITSSALIIVMLNVMGYSYEEFKKATQVINFLLGPSVVALGWALYKQIETLKANLASILASITVGSLVGIVSVMGVLRLFGVPLSIEASLLPKSVTTPIAIQIAERSGGIVSLTAVIVILTGIFGGIVAPFVFRKIGITDSIAKGLALGTAAHGVGTARAMEMGAVEGALSGLAIGVAGLVTTLLVPLVELIF, from the coding sequence ATGTTTCACACAATTTTTATATTTATCTTCACGCTGTTAGCCTATTTAGGCTCGCTGTGGCTATTCCGCAAGAGTAGCTTCCCATTGCTGCATCCGCTTATCACCTCCTCGGCTTTGATTATTGTGATGCTCAATGTGATGGGTTATAGCTACGAAGAGTTCAAAAAGGCTACTCAGGTTATTAATTTCCTGCTCGGGCCATCGGTGGTTGCCCTTGGGTGGGCTCTCTACAAGCAGATTGAGACGTTGAAAGCAAATCTTGCTTCGATATTGGCGTCGATAACAGTCGGCTCGCTGGTTGGTATTGTGAGTGTTATGGGCGTATTGAGGCTCTTTGGTGTACCGCTCTCCATCGAGGCATCCCTGCTACCCAAGTCCGTAACCACACCCATCGCCATTCAGATTGCCGAGCGCTCTGGCGGAATCGTGTCGCTTACCGCTGTCATTGTGATACTTACCGGGATTTTCGGGGGCATTGTTGCGCCATTCGTTTTCCGCAAAATTGGCATAACCGACTCCATAGCCAAGGGGTTGGCACTGGGAACGGCGGCACACGGCGTCGGCACGGCACGCGCTATGGAGATGGGGGCGGTCGAAGGTGCTCTGAGCGGTTTAGCCATTGGGGTTGCGGGGTTGGTTACCACGCTGCTCGTACCATTGGTTGAGCTGATTTTTTGA
- a CDS encoding Two component system histidine kinase: protein MTIMKIGTKLTLRYLFATTLLVVAVFAVLETLLFPRTGYDMLTILNVKLLIIWVLSFTLLFVIGYFMARSVLKPVSKIIKQVEDITASNLSKRVEIDNQNDEIAELAETFNGTLDHLEKSFEAQKMFISNVSHELRTPMAALIAELELSLHKERSNEDYKKVVENALADAHSIEKLSTGLMDLAKASYNAKQISMSSVRLDEVLLDASAMVMKAHGDYNVDLIFGNDTDDYSMVTITGNEYLLRTAFVNLIENNCKFSSDRSSKVQISFSKGKVFVRFSDTGIGISDKDMEHLFEPFYRGENRNFSMGHGIGMALVDRIVKLHKCTITVDSRRGQGTVFTLAFEHI from the coding sequence ATGACAATAATGAAGATAGGCACAAAATTAACACTCAGATATCTCTTTGCAACAACACTCTTGGTAGTGGCTGTTTTTGCTGTGCTCGAAACTCTGCTTTTCCCGCGAACCGGTTATGATATGCTCACAATACTTAATGTTAAACTACTAATTATATGGGTATTGTCGTTCACACTGCTATTTGTTATCGGCTACTTTATGGCACGTAGCGTACTGAAACCGGTCTCGAAAATCATTAAGCAAGTCGAAGATATCACGGCATCTAATCTAAGCAAACGCGTTGAAATAGATAATCAAAACGATGAGATTGCAGAGCTTGCCGAGACCTTTAACGGCACACTTGACCACCTTGAAAAATCTTTTGAGGCTCAAAAGATGTTCATCAGCAACGTATCTCACGAGTTACGTACACCGATGGCAGCTCTAATTGCCGAACTCGAACTTTCACTACACAAGGAGCGTTCGAACGAAGATTATAAAAAGGTGGTAGAAAATGCCCTTGCTGATGCCCACAGCATCGAGAAACTATCAACCGGACTGATGGATCTGGCAAAGGCGAGCTATAATGCCAAACAGATTAGTATGTCGTCCGTAAGATTGGATGAGGTACTCTTGGATGCAAGCGCTATGGTTATGAAGGCACACGGTGACTATAATGTCGATTTGATTTTCGGCAATGACACGGACGATTACAGTATGGTGACAATAACGGGTAATGAATATCTGCTACGCACAGCTTTCGTAAATCTCATTGAGAATAACTGTAAATTTTCATCCGATCGCAGCTCGAAAGTGCAAATTTCATTCTCCAAGGGCAAGGTTTTTGTCCGTTTTTCCGACACCGGAATAGGTATCTCCGACAAGGATATGGAGCACCTGTTTGAGCCATTTTACAGGGGCGAAAATCGCAACTTTTCGATGGGACACGGAATAGGTATGGCACTTGTAGATAGGATAGTAAAACTCCACAAGTGTACCATTACAGTAGATTCTCGTCGCGGACAGGGAACGGTGTTCACTCTTGCCTTCGAGCATATATAA